The genomic stretch TAAGCGGCACCACGGTTACTACGGTACCGTGCACCCTTTCTGATGGAACAAATACAGATTGCTATCAAATTGTAACCAACAGTATGGCGTCCGACCATGACATGGGTCCGTGGTGTCCGACTAATATTTCTGACGGAGCAGAAGCCGGAGGTATCTGGTTAGAAAATGGACAGGTGTATGATGTGGATGGTGCTTTTATCCAAAACATGGCCACCTTTTACAATGACAATACCTGGATGATGTACGATGCCAATGGCGACATTTATATAACAGACACTGAACAGGACTGCATTAATGCCGCAAACCCAAATGTAGGTGCAGCTTATGAAAATTACTGTGTGGAGTGCCTACCCTCCTATATTTCCAATCTTTCACAAACGTGGTTGATTCCCGTGACCCCCGTAAAACAAAGTACTCCAGCCAACTTCGCTATGGGTGGAGGACCTATGGGATCTACCGGACCTACCGTAATTGGAGTTGCTTTTAATGGTATTGAATTTTCTGGTGCGGCACCCGTAGATGCAATATTGGGAGCCTATACTCTTGCTCCCTTTGATGATGCTGGTGGGCACATCAATGTTCATCAAGGATATCACTATCATGCGGCTACTGGTGTAAGTACGGAGGTTGCCCAAAATGACGGACATGCTACTATGATAGGTTATGCCATGGATGGACACGCCATTTACTCACAATTAAATGAGGACGGAACAGAACCAACAGACTTAGACGAATGTCGTGGACATTATGACGATACGAGAGGTTACCATTACCATGTAGACGCACCTGGTAGCAACAACTTTATCAACTGCCTTGCTGGCGCTTACGTTAACTAAAGAAATAAAATTATGAAGTGGATAATAGGTCTTTTGCTGATGATAGGAATGCAAAGCGCTTGGGCACATCAACCCAGTGTTTCATCAACAATACTATCCCAACAGGGTGACAACAGCTGGGTTTTACAAGTACGCTCACCCCTTTCTGCATTTGAGTATGAAATAAAACAACTCAATGGTGAGACTTCTTTCAGCACACCTGAAGAGTTTAAAAGTTTGGTCCTTAGTCACATCTTGAAAAATGTAACTATACAGGTAAATGGAGAAAATACCGTTCAGCTCATAAAAGGTTTTGTGAAGTTGGGCCATGAAACTAACGTGGTCTTTCAGGCTACAGGAATTCCGGAAGAAATTGAGTCTATTGATGTGAGCAATAAAAGCTTTGAGCATATTGGTTATAATCAAAGTGCATTGATGATTATAAAGAGTGGGCTAGAAAAGCAGCAGTTTGTGCTAGACGACAAAAATCAACACTCTATAAAACTCCTTGCTAAAGGAAACCAACTTGTGGAACATACTGCCAATTCTACTGCAGGAATAGGGTTTGCCCCAACTTCCTTTATGAATTATGTCACTTGGGGTTTAGGTTTACTCTTTATTTTATTATTTGGGTTTTACCTCTATCAATCCAACAAGCTTGATGAAGCTACTCGTCAGGGTAATTGTTTATAATAAACTCTACACTTTATAAATGTAAAAAGAGGTGACTCCGCATAGAGCCACCTCTTTTTTTTAATGATAATTCACCCTATTTCTAGGCCAAATCAAAGCGATCTAAGTTCATCACCTTATCCCAGGCGGCAACAAAATCATTTACAAACTTGTCCTTTGCATCTGATGATCCATATACTTCCGCTAAGGCACGTAGTTCTGAGCTGGAACCAAAAATAAGATCAGCGCGGGTGGCTGTCCATTTTGGTGCTCCCGATTTTCTATCACTGCCTTCAAACACCTCAGCTTCATCAGAAGTCGGTTTCCATTGCGTGCGCATATCCAAGAGATTCACAAAGAAATCATTACTCAATGTTTCCGGGCGATTGGTAAACACACCATGATTGAAACCATCATAATTGGTATTCAACACGCGCATTCCTCCTACCAAAACGGTTAATTCCGGAGCCGATAAGGTTAATAATTGTGCTTTATCGATTAGTAAATCCTCCGTGGAAACGTCAAACTTAGTGCCTCGGTAATTGCGGAAACCATCAGCATAAGGCTCCAAATATTCAAAAGCTTCCACATCAGTTTGCTCGGCAGAAGCATCCATTCGACCGGGTGTGAATGGCACCTCAACATTATGCCCAGCATTTTTAGCCGCTTTTTCTACACCAGCGCATCCAGCCAAAACAATCAGATCTGCCAATGAAATTTTCTTACTTCCTGAGTTGAATTCTTTTTGAATTCCTTCTAAAGTGCTCAATACTTTTTTAAGCTGTTCAGGCTTATTCACCTTCCAATCTTTTTGAGGGGCCAGACGAATACGAGCACCATTGGCACCACCACGTTTATCAGAACCTCTAAATGTGGAAGCCGAAGCCCAGGCTGTAGAAACCAATTCAGAAACTGACAATCCGGAATTCAAAACTTTTGATTTCAAACTAGCCACATCCTCGTCATTTACCAGCTCATGATCCACGGTCGGGATTGGGTCTTGCCAAAGCAATTCTTCCTGCGGAACTTCCGGCCCCAGATAGCGCTCTTTCGGCCCCATATCACGATGTGTTAATTTGTACCATGCACGCGCAAAAGCATCCGCAAACTCATCGGGGTTTTCGTAAAAGCGTCTTGATATTTTCTCATATTCAGGATCCATTCTCAGGGACAAATCGGTGGTAAGCATAGTTGGCTTGCGCTTTTTGGAAGAGTCAAAAGCATCAGGAATTATTTCTTCCGCATCACGTGCTATCCATTGCTTAGCTCCAGCAGGGCTTCTATGCGGATCCCACTCATATTCAAATAGATTTTTGAAGAAATTATTGCTCCACTTTGTAGGTGTTTCTGTCCAGGTAACCTCTGGCCCTCCAGTAATGGCATGCGCTCCACTTCCTGTTTCAAAACTATTTTTCCAACCAAAACCTTGATCCTCGATAGGTGCAGCTTCCGGCTCTGGACCTACAAACTCACCAGGATCAGCCGCGCCATGTGTCTTTCCAAAAGAGTGACCACCAGCTATGAGTGCCACTGTTTCCTCATCATTCATCGCCATTCGCTTGAAGGTTTCCCTAATATCCTTTGCCGCAGAAATCGGATCCCAGTTTCCATTAGGGCCTTCAGGATCTACATAAATCAGCCCCATCACCACAGCTGCCAGTGGATCTTCCAGATCTCGTTCACCGGAATATCTTTTATCACTAAGCCACTCTGTTTCCGAGCCCCAATACACATCTTCTTCAGGTTCCCACACATCTTCGCGCCCTCCTGCAAAACCAAAGGTTTTGAAGTTCATAGACTCTAACGCCACGTTGCCAGAAAGAACTATAAGATCGGCCCATGAAATTTTGTTACCATATTTCTGCTTGATGGGCCAAAGTAGCCTGCGTGCTTTATCTAAACTGGCATTGTCTGGCCAACTATTAAGTGGAGCGTAGCGCTGCTGACCAGAACCCGCGCCACCGCGACCATCACCAATACGATACGTACCTGCGCTGTGCCAAGCCAAGCGAATAAACAGACCTCCATAGTGACCAAAGTCAGCGGGCCACCAGTCTTGCGAATCGGTCATTAAATCGGTTAGATCTTTTTTTACAGCTTGTAAGTCAAGCTTCTTAAATTCCTCAGCATAATTAAAATCTTCTCCCATAGGGTTAGATAAAGAGGAGTGCTGTCGAAGCATATTTACTTTTAATCTGTTTGGCCACCAATCTTGATTTCTAGCGCCACCGCCAGCCGCCTGTTTAGGTGCTCCACCGTGAAACGGACACTTGCCTCCACTATTTACATCAAAACTACGTGAGCCATTAGAATCTGAATTATTTCCCATATTTATTTGAATTGTTTGACTGGATAAAGTTGATATAATTTTTAGCTATTGATTTAAAATTTAAATAACAATTAACTATTATGTTGATCATTCATATTTATGCCTGAAATTATAGAAATGTGTTTTATTAGAGCTTAATCCTTGATAGAAATTAGAAAAAGAATGGATACTTCTTTGGACATTGCAAAATCATTTAGTTTTATCCCCTGAGCCATTTAGGCCTTGCTGTACCTCAAACTATGAACAGAAAACTAAAGCAATTTACCGAAGTGCTAAACTCTCAAAGCTACCTCCACAAGCGCTCTCTGTTCGGTTTGTTTCTAGCTATCCTACTTATAGACCGCATCGTAGCGCTTGTGAATTTTGGCTTTGTTTACACAGACATTGATCAAACGGTGCTTTGGAATGGTCTGCTAGATTATTCGCAAGGAATATTTCCTGAGCCTTTCTTTTATGGGCAGCCCTATAATTATATGCTTGAGTCACTTGTGGCGGTGCCATTGTATTGGATGAATATCCCCGTCTACATTGCAATGCCTATGACTACAAGTTGCATAGTGCTACTACCTTTTATTATTCTGGCCTTTTTGTTTTTTAAAACAAAAAATCCCTTCTGGGCTTTTCTCACTTTAGCCCTCCCCGTACTTTTACCAGTAGAATTCAACTTTCTCACCAGTCTTTCCCGAGGATTCGTCCAAGCATTTTTATTTCTTCCACTTTTATATATCCCTTTGTTTTATCCTCAAAAAAAAGGTAGTGTCACCCTACTCTACATTACTTCTGCCCTTTGCTTTATTGCCAATCAAAGCTCGGCACTCTTCATTGCTCCGGTATTTCTTTTTGTTTTCTCCTATCACTATAAGTCGCTATTATTTTACATAAAAGCTCTACTTGTCCTACCAATTCTGTTTTTGGATTATTTGGCAAAGGAATTTTACACCTCACATTCAGAACGCATTGTGCATCCCCATGCAAATGTTGGGTTTAGCCTTGATACATTTTGGGAAAGCCTAAAAACCTATGATCACTTTGAAAATCTATTTCCCTTCTTTTCCAGTTGGGGAATTGTTTATCCACTCCTCTTCATTCTTCTGGCGGTGATAGGTTATAGAAAATCTTTGATAAAAGAAGCCCTTTTTAGCGCAGTTGCATTCCTCATGCTGATGGTCACATTTGCCATACCTAAAGTTCAGGAACGACATGATGAGGCAGACATTTTCTTTACACCAAGTCGACTTTTCATCGTGTTACCCATTTTGCTCATCATTAGCCTTTTTATAATCTTTAAAAAATCTAAAAACGCATATAGGTTAACTCTACCACTCCTCGCGCTCACAGTGGTTTTCATGATTTTGAAAAATAACCATTTAGATAGAAAAATTGACCACATCCTGGATGGCAATATTTTTCCTTCGGTAAAAAATGAAACCTTGGTAACACGGGCTCTGCACTTAAATAAAATAGCGCTGAAAAATGATGTAGACCTCATCGTTCATGCTAACATGAATGGTTATGAATATATTCTGGATAGCTATGCCTTCAACCCTATTGTTTACCATAGCCGGAAAGGTGAAAAAAAGATAATTTCCGTCAATCTGTATGGAGACAGGCGCACTTGGCTTTATTCATCATCATTGCCTTCACGGCAAATTTTGCTCAGTGGTTTTAAAATTGACTCTAATCTCCTGAAACCATTCGATCACGAGATAATCAGTGATGAAGAAATTGTAATAAAAAACAACAATCTTTCCACACAGGAATTGTTCTCCCGCTTCAATCTTGAGTTTAAGATTTAGCCTTATCCGATCCTGTTCATTCCCTCAATACAAAGCCTATCTTTGCGGCCTTGAAAAAATGGTGAATGGAATTTGAAATTTTTGAATTGAGCAATGGCATCCGTGTGGTGCACAAACAAATGGATAGACCAGTAGCTCATTGTGGATTGATGGTGATGGCAGGTTCCAGAGATGAGTCGCTCGAAGAAGAGGGGTTGGCACACTTTATAGAGCATGTACTTTTTAAAGGAACTACCAAAAGAAAAGCCTACCACATCTTAAGCAGAATGGAGGATGCCGGAGGTGAACTCAATGCCTACACCGACAAGGAAACTACGGTTATTTACAGTTCTTTTTTAGAAAGTGATTACAATCGCGCCATTGACCTAATCTTTGATATTAACTTCAATTCCATCTTTCCTGAAAAGGAAATACAAAAGGAAAAAGAGGTGATCATTGATGAAATCAATAGCTATAAGGACTCCCCTTCTGAGCTAATTTTTGATGATTTTGAGGAAACGCTTTTTCCTAATCACCCATTAGGGATGAATATTTTGGGTACACCCGAAAAGGTAAAAAGCTTTAGCCGAAAGGATATTTTGAATTTTATTTCTCGCGAATACGGAAACAACCGCATGGTGTTTAGCAGTGTGGGAAATATCAGCTCTGCTAAGCTAAAACGTATGCTAGACAAAGCTACAGAGCACCTTCCTGCCAAAATCTCTACTCATACCAGAGTTGCTCCACCAGCCTATCAAACCAAACATGTATCGGTCGAAAAGTCAAACTTTCAAACACATGCGGTGCTGGGCACTAGAAGCTATTATGCTAATCATGAGAAAAGCAGAACACTTCACTTATTGAATAATATTTTGGGTGGCCCAGGGATGAACTCACGCCTGAACCTCAACATTCGGGAGAAGTATGGTTTCACCTACAATATTGAGTCATTTTACAATCCATATTCTGACACAGGTGTGTTTGGGATATATGCCGGCACCGACCCCGGAACTATTGGCAAAACACTAAAGCTGATTGATAAGGAGCTTAAAAAACTTAGAGAAATAAAGTTGGGCACTATGCAGCTCACCAAGGCCAAGCGCCAAATTTTAGGGCAAATTGCCATGGGGCAAGAAAACAATGCCTCGCTAATGTTAGCCTTGGGCAAATCACTTTTGGTATTTGATAGAGTGGACACTTTTGAAGAAATTAGAGCCAAAATTGAAGGTATAACTTCTGAGGATTTGCAGGATGTAGCCAATGAAATTTTAGCACCTGAGCAGATGAGCTCGATAGTTTATAAGCCGATAGCAAACTAAAGTACATTTCTACCGAACGCAAAAACTCCCTTGCCTAGAATTGAACTGAAAACAGAAATCAAGGCAAGAAAAGAAATAGTATTTGACCTTTCACGAAGCATTGATTTACATAAAATATCGACAGAACAAACCGATGAAACTGCCATCGCTGGCAGAACAAGTGGTTTAATTGAACTAAACGAGTTTGTTACTTGGAGAGCAAAACACTTTGGGGTTTATCAAAATTTAACCTCTCATATAACTGAGTTCAATCACCCTAATTACTTTGTGGATGAAATGAAACAAGGGATTTTTAAAAAATTCCGCCATGAGCATCATTTCTCGATTTCAGACAAAATCACAATAATGATTGATATTTTCGAATTCGAATCACCATTAGGGTTTTTAGAGCAAATTGCCAATAAACTTTTCTTAAAAAAGTACATGGCAAAACTTTTAGAAAAGAGAAATCAAACCATCAAGGACTTTGCTGAATCAGGCAAATGGAAAAAAGTAATAAGCACTAAATTTGACTGATTCATTCTTGCTAAACAACAAACCACAAACACCTCCTCTTTATGGACTTCTTACCCGAAAAAATAAACACCTATTCCGAAAACCACACTTCACCAGAAAGTGAAATATTGGAAAATCTAAACCGCGACACCCAAGCCAAAATACTAAGAGCAAGGATGCTTAGCGGTCATTTGCAAGGAAGAACCTTGAGTATGTTTAGCCACATGCTGAAACCAAAACGTATGTTGGAAATCGGTACCTACACTGGTTATTCGGCCCTTTGCTTAGCCGAAGGCTTAACCGAAGATGGAGTTCTTCACACGATTGACATCAATGAAGAGTTGGAAGATTTTGCAAAATCTTACTTCGACAAATCGGAATACGGGAGTAAAATAAAAATGCACGTTGGTGATGCATTGGAAATCATTCCAGGCTTAAACGAAACCTGGGACATGGTTTTTATAGATGCAGACAAGGCAAATTATTCTAACTATTTTGACCTGGTAATTGAGCACACTCGCACGGGAGGCTTTATTATAGCTGACAATGTGTTGTGGAGTGGCAAAGTAACTGAACCACTAAAAGCTCAGGATATCGATACCGAAGCTCTTTTGGTTTTTAACAAAAAGATGCAAGACGACCCCAGAGTAGAAAACGTATTACTCCCCATACGTGATGGATTGATGATAGCTCGGAAGAAGTGATTTGAGATTCCGGATCTCCGTTCCTACGCCCGGAATGTTTTCAACAAGTCATTCCGGCCATAGAGCCGGAATCTCAATTATCATCAAAAAACAACGTCTCAACCTGTTTTTTACCGAAATACCCCCTTCCTTTTCCTTGTAAACTATACTTTTGCGCACTTCATAATTCGTAGAAATCATGCAAAGACATACCACTCTCGGTGAATTTATTATTGGCAACCAAAAAGACTTTCCATACGCGAAAGGTGAACTGAGCGCACTTTTGAGCTCTATCCGCCTTGCGGGGAAAATGGTAAACCAGGAAATCAACAAAGCCGGACTGGCCGAAATACTTGGAAAATTTGGTTCTGACAATGTACAGGGCGAAGAGCAAATGAAGCTTGACGTACTGGCCAATGACCTTTTTATCAGTACACTTCGCTCACGTGGTGAGATTTGTGGTATTGCCTCTGAAGAGATGGAAGACTATGTTTCTTTTGACGAAGATATTCACAAAGACGCCAAATACGTTGTGCTAATTGATCCACTAGATGGTTCTTCAAACATTGATGTAAACGTAACTGTGGGTACAATTTTCAGCATTTACCGCAGAATTTCAGAGCCAGGAACCCCTGTAACATTAGAAGATTTTCTTCAGCCAGGCAATAAGCAGGTTGCTGCCGGATACTTGGCATATGGAACCTCAACCATGTTAGTATTTACCACTGGTAATGGCGTGAATGGTTTCACTTATGATCCGGGTATTGGCTCGTTCTTCCTTTCGCACCCTAAGATGCAGATTCCGGAAGATGGAAAGATTTACTCAATCAACGAAGGAAACTATGTTCACTTCCCTGAAGGTGTAAAAAAATACATCAAATGGTGTCAGGAATTAGATCCGGCAACCAATCGTCCATTGACTTCAAGATACATTGGTTCTTTGGTAGCTGATTTTCACCGAAACCTACTTAAAGGCGGTGTCTATATTTACCCGAAAGGGACCACTGCTCCAAAAGGAAAACTTCGCTTGTTGTACGAATGCAACCCAATGGCTTACCTGATGGAGCAAGCGGGAGGTGCCGCCAGCGATGGTTACACCCGTATTATGGATTTAGACCCTACTGAGCTTCACGAGCGTGTACCATTTTTCTGTGGAAGCAAAACTATGGTAGCCAAAGCTGAAGAGTTTATGGATCAATACAGAGACTAAAAGGCATAGCCCTTTTTAAAATATGATGAGTTGCGGGCTTGTGGTTTTATACTGCAAGCCCGTTTTGTTTTTGCCCTTTTCTTTATTTAAAGTTTTCTATACCCTTTTGTTATCCTAAGTGGCCGACAGAATGAAGGTTGTATCAGCTTGCCCTGCAGGGTGAAGGGCTAGGGTGACATCATACCTTCAAACAGTCTTCGATACACCGCTCATTCTTCGTGGTACTCAGACTAGCCACCCATATTAGAGACTCCTAATTCCTTATGCTTGCATAATATTTCATTTTTTGAAGCAACCCTTTCTACTTTTTAGTCTCTATTTAATTAAAGGATAGAATTCAACTTTTTGTTAGCAGGCCTGCTAGTTCTCGGGAGTACACTCCCATTTCAGTAACGTAAAATTTGGAGATTATGAAGACGCTTAAATTGCTGATTATCGGCCTGGCTGTATTATGCCTAAAACCAGGTTTTGCTCAAGAAAAGGCTGGAGCATTAATAGGAGTGGTTTCTGATTTGGAAAATATGGAAACTTTGCCCTTTGTAAATGTTGTGATTAAAGACATCAAAGGCAACATAATAGCAGGTGGTGTCTCAGATTTGGATGGAGAATTCAACATCAACCCTATCGCCCCTGGACACTACACCATTGAAGCTTCATTTGCCGGGTATGAAACAGAAGTATTTAAACAGGTGAAAGTTAAAAGTGGAGAAAAAACTAAGCTTAATATACTTCTCATTGAAGGGAGTTATGAGTTGATTGAATGTGTAATTACCTGCCAGCAACCCGTGATAGATATAACTCGAACAGTGTGCTGGTGGAAATCATGTGGTAATATTTTAAGTACAGGCCTAAGTGATTCAGAAATAATACCATTAAGCTTCTCAATCTTCCCAAACCCTAGCACTGGAGAATTAAACCTGAAGGCAGACTCTGAAATAAGTGAGGTGTTAATCACAAATATGAATGGCCAATCTGTGTCAGAGATAAGCGTTGATAACCCAAATGACATTTCAGCAAACTTGAGTCATTTACCCGCTGCAACCTATATCGTTCACTTTTCGGATGGCATAAGTCGGAAATCACAGCTATGGATACTTCAGCACTAAGCTCAAACTAAAGATATATGGTGTTTTGTTTATGTTGGTGGCAATCGCACTCCTCGCCTTGTAGGGTGCGATTGTTTTTCTTAATCCATCATCATCAAATTTCTCCACATTATGCTGTAATTTCATCGCCAAATTGAGCTTTATGAAAACAGCATTTATCACAGGCGCCACTTCAGGTATTGGAAAAGCAACCGCTATTTTATTAGGTAAAAGTGGATATCGAATTATTGCTTGCGGCCGCAGGCAAGATCGTTTGGACGAATTGAAAGGCGAATTAGCGGCATTCACAGAAGTGTATACGCTTAGTTTTGATGTTCGTGAGAAAGACGCTGTTTTTAAGGCCATCGATTCTTTGCCTAATGATTGGAGAAACATCGATCTTTTGGTAAACAATGCCGGAAATGCGCATGGTTTGGCTTCCATTCAAAATGGCTCAATTGACGATTGGGACGCCATGATTGATATTAATGTGAAAGGTTTGCTGTATGTCTCAAAGGCTATTATCCCTAATATGATAGAGCGCAACACTGGGCACATTATTAATATTGGCTCCATTGCTGGCCGCGAGGTTTACCCCAATGGCAATGTGTATTGCGCCAGCAAATATGCCGTTGACGCTATCAATAATGGAATGCGAATTGACCTCAACGAATACAACATAAGGGTTTCTCAAATCGCTCCAGGATTAGTAGAAACTGAGTTTTCACTAATCCGTTTTAAAGGTGATGCTGATAAATCCGCAGGGGTTTATGAAGGTTATGATGCTTTAAAACCTGAAGATTTGGCTGACCTGATTTTATTTATGGCTACTCGCCCAGCTCATGTTAACCTTGCTGATGTTTTAATTTTACCTACAGCTCAGGCTAATGCGACAACGGTGAAAAAGCACTGATATAGTTTTCCTTTTCCCAACAATTTAATCAAGTAACACTTTTGTTTTAACCGATTCAGCTTCATTACTCAATGCAACTACATACATGGCTGAAGCAAGGTTTTCCGGAAGATCGACCCTGTTGTTACCTTTATTTAAACTCACATTCTTCTGCCACAAAACTTGACCATTCAAGCTATACAGCTTGAGTGTACAGCCAAAAAGACGAGCCGTAGAATTGATGAATAGTTGATGCCCAAAAGCGTAAACCTCTAACCCTGACAATACTGATTCCTCGATACCCACTCCATAGTCAAAGTTTATCATTACACGGGAAATATTATCTGCTTCATTCCCTTCGATAATGCTATCCAAAGCATCGGTAAAATAAAACAGGTAATAGTCCTTTTGAGAAATTGGAGTGGGGTAAAAAACCTGCTGCATACCTAAAAATGTATCTCCTGCTAGTATAATATTTTCCTGAACTGATTGAACAAAAATATCTCCTGAGTCGAAAGTGCTATCAGTAGACCAAAAAAACCGAGTTTCGCTCACTTCACCGTCTAACAAGCCGGTATTTATTATCGAGTAAGGAGCCTGAATATCCGGCTTGGACATTTGCGCAGAGATTGAATCCAGTGGAGACTTAGCATAATAATCAGCGAATGGTGGGAAATTGATTTTATAAGAACCTAGGTTATTTGACTCATCTTTTTCCACCAAAGTAGAATCTGCATCGCAGACATAGAAAAGGTAATACTCATTTTGAATCAAAGGGCTTGGGATGCTTATAATTACATTACCACTTCGGCTACCTCCCATAGAAATAGCGGTCACATTGACATTTTGAACCTGAAGATCTGTAGGATCGAGCAGACTATCCTCTGACCAGAAAAACTTCAATTTAGTATTTCCACCATTAAGGTCACCTTCATTTTTCAAGGTGTAGTTTACCTGAATATTTGTTTGTGCCACAGTAGCATTTATTGAGACCGCGGAGTCAAGCGCAACATAATCAGGACTGGTGGCTGTAATACTAAAATTGTCAAAACGCATTCCTTGTACAAATCCCAGACCCATATTATGCCATTTGCTTCTGTACTTAAAACGAAACACCACATTCTTCTCACCACGTAAAAAACTAATGTCGATCCATCGATTGGTAAGGGGTGCCGAACCATTGGTGGGAGGCATTTCAGACCAGCCTGGCTGATTATTTACTTGATCCATGCTTTGATTATTAAACCAATTCTGAGCGGTACCTGCCTGATCGGTTAAAGAGGTGAAGTTTCCTCCTCCATTTGTAGAGTATTCCAAAGTTCCACCATCTGCATCATTACCATGCATAACGCCAGTGCAAAGAAGATCAAATGACAAATGGATTTTATGTTGATGACTAAAATCAAATCCTGGGGTTTCCAAATGCCAGAATGGAACTTGATTTATGTATACAACATTGTTTACCTGATCAGTAAACATCTCCCCAGATTTACGCTTTGACTGATAAACTGGCTCACCAGGAGATAGCTTGTTTCGAAATCGAAACTGATCCTGAAGGAGTACGTTATACCGATCAAGTGAATATTCATGCCAGCCTTCAGTCAAAGAATCATTAAAATTTTCTTGATATGGAAAACTATCAATTCCTCCTTTGCCTAAGGCCCATGCACCTATATTATTACTTTCATTGTATTCAGCAAGAGAGTCATTCGAATCAAGCTCATAAAGCAAATACTCATAGCTCGCTAAACCTGTATTTAATAACTCCCTTACAGTAAGGTAATACCCTTTATCGGGGCGTATAGCTGGAATGTCTTTTGTATTAACAATAAAATCGTTGGTATCCAAAATACTATCTGCCGAAAGGTGAAATCTCACTTTAGTTGGATTAGCTCTTGAGTTTCCTGAATTAAAAATCAGCATATTGAACTTAATCCAATCTGCCGTTCTGCTTATCATCAAATTTTTATCGAGCGCTACCTTCAAATCCACATCCGCCTCTTCTATTGCAAAGTTGTCAATTAGAGCGCCCTCCAAATTGTAAAGCGAGTTTGCACCGGTAAGTGTTCCCAAGTTAAATCGGAACTGAATATTTGAGTGCTTTGCCAAATGGCTTATATCAATAGAGTAATGAGTGTTACGATAGGTATCCCTTCCGTTATATTCGAGCTTCGTTACAAAAGCCCTTTCCGTAAGATCAAAAAGCAGCTCCGAGTAGTTGCCACCCCATACCCTATCGGTACCAACATAATCTTGATAATCCATTCTGTAATACCATCGGCTGAAAGATTGACTAGCGGTATCTAATATTTGCCAAGTCTTTCCACTATCAATTGAATAGCTCAAATTAGTAGAGGCTTCAGAACAAGCACAATTAGCATCTCCATGCAAAAACATATCAAATGACAGCACTGGCTCTGAGCTAGTCGTCAGGTCATAAACAGGAGTATAAAGATGCATTCTACTCTTTGGAGATACTTGGCCATTTTTATTAGTAACCCAAGCTTTAGATCCGGAAAAGGCCTGATTTAACACACTTCCGCTTGGCACACCTAGCTCCCAATCATCAGTCCCCAAACTAGCATCATGCCGCCACCCCGTGCTCTGCGATTCAAAATCATTGCTGTATGGAATACTTTGTACCGGCTGCTGATATACCTCAAAAAAACCGGCATTGTT from Owenweeksia hongkongensis DSM 17368 encodes the following:
- a CDS encoding CARDB domain-containing protein, with protein sequence MKKFLSLIITVFTCSSLSGQGLPNVYGINSDDTLRLSLDCTSLRISAEIGHSNPSTSYVSIKTKFFISTDGILDSTDQLLGTKSISTNGPVINWNQTFTVPTFTTPGFYYILLQHDYTNTIQESNETDNLGRIVLMLEQVLTLPHFWDFETSDSLWSLGQSSSSNPQMWARGSGYSHHLEGTHSGKNAWHTSKTVVANSIGVQYLNTPYFDLSAASGNLILNFWFKNHSNSNTTEIEYSTDCGVWWNSLANIPAGRDDDWDFMNTSLSSLSNANNVKFRFKFSAGYYDPEGLNIDDLYIGPAKADLTLERGKMDRFTDVASSTYTLSYYINNCGSVAAPASISSFYWSTDTILDMGDTYLRSATEALVPGLTGVWRNVTFTKPTSNAGKYYVLYKLDTSNVVSEMREYNNAGFFEVYQQPVQSIPYSNDFESQSTGWRHDASLGTDDWELGVPSGSVLNQAFSGSKAWVTNKNGQVSPKSRMHLYTPVYDLTTSSEPVLSFDMFLHGDANCACSEASTNLSYSIDSGKTWQILDTASQSFSRWYYRMDYQDYVGTDRVWGGNYSELLFDLTERAFVTKLEYNGRDTYRNTHYSIDISHLAKHSNIQFRFNLGTLTGANSLYNLEGALIDNFAIEEADVDLKVALDKNLMISRTADWIKFNMLIFNSGNSRANPTKVRFHLSADSILDTNDFIVNTKDIPAIRPDKGYYLTVRELLNTGLASYEYLLYELDSNDSLAEYNESNNIGAWALGKGGIDSFPYQENFNDSLTEGWHEYSLDRYNVLLQDQFRFRNKLSPGEPVYQSKRKSGEMFTDQVNNVVYINQVPFWHLETPGFDFSHQHKIHLSFDLLCTGVMHGNDADGGTLEYSTNGGGNFTSLTDQAGTAQNWFNNQSMDQVNNQPGWSEMPPTNGSAPLTNRWIDISFLRGEKNVVFRFKYRSKWHNMGLGFVQGMRFDNFSITATSPDYVALDSAVSINATVAQTNIQVNYTLKNEGDLNGGNTKLKFFWSEDSLLDPTDLQVQNVNVTAISMGGSRSGNVIISIPSPLIQNEYYLFYVCDADSTLVEKDESNNLGSYKINFPPFADYYAKSPLDSISAQMSKPDIQAPYSIINTGLLDGEVSETRFFWSTDSTFDSGDIFVQSVQENIILAGDTFLGMQQVFYPTPISQKDYYLFYFTDALDSIIEGNEADNISRVMINFDYGVGIEESVLSGLEVYAFGHQLFINSTARLFGCTLKLYSLNGQVLWQKNVSLNKGNNRVDLPENLASAMYVVALSNEAESVKTKVLLD